From a region of the Heliangelus exortis chromosome 19, bHelExo1.hap1, whole genome shotgun sequence genome:
- the SNRNP35 gene encoding U11/U12 small nuclear ribonucleoprotein 35 kDa protein — MTDWAPIAKEYDPLKAGSIDGTDEEPHDRAIWRAMLARYVPNKGVTGDPHLTLFVARLNLQTTEEKLKEVFSRYGDIRKIRLVRDLVTGFSKGYAFIEYKEERALMKAHRDANRLVIDQHEIFVDFELERTLKGWIPRRLGGGFGGKKESGQLRFGGRDRPFRKPINLPNVKNDFYGEGSAEKRNWAREGTRDWRSRDRDHDRSRDKRWPERERPWAWGESERDSKEERSRGKERKERDRKDRDRDRSRERDSKKQRDDDKHR; from the coding sequence ATGACTGACTGGGCCCCCATAGCCAAGGAGTATGACCCCCTCAAGGCCGGCAGCATTGATGGCACCGATGAGGAGCCCCACGACCGAGCCATCTGGAGAGCTATGTTGGCACGGTATGTACCCAACAAAGGGGTTACAGGAGATCCTCACCTCACCCTGTTTGTAGCAAGGCTCAACCTGCAGACAACAGAAGAGAAGTTAAAGGAGGTCTTCTCCCGGTATGGAGACATCAGAAAGATCCGTCTGGTTCGGGACCTGGTCACGGGGTTCTCCAAGGGTTATGCATTCATTGAGTACAAAGAGGAACGTGCTCTCATGAAGGCCCACAGAGATGCCAACAGGCTGGTTATTGACCAGCATGAAATCTTTGTAGACTTTGAACTGGAAAGAACTCTCAAAGGATGGATTCCTCGAAGGCTCGGAGGtggttttggaggaaaaaaagaatccgGGCAGCTGCGGTTTGGAGGGCGGGACAGACCCTTCCGGAAACCCATCAATTTGCCAAATGTGAAAAATGATTTCTATGGAGAAGgatcagcagaaaaaagaaactgggCTCGTGAGGGAACAAGGGACTGGAGAAGCAGGGACCGAGACCATGACAGGAGCCGGGACAAGCGATGGCCGGAAAGGGAGAGGCCGTGGGCTTGGGGTGAAAGTGAGAGAGACTCcaaagaggagaggagcagagggaaggagaggaaggagagagacagGAAGGACAGGGATAGAGACAGGAGTAGGGAAAGAGACAGCAAGAAACAAAGAGATGATGATAAGCATAGGTAG
- the RILPL2 gene encoding RILP-like protein 2 encodes MWGRGAVDAFTSARPSAGPSPGQVPRLSPRFRYRGRDGAGVSPEGKGRGGQRPQPWKPLGEGGLTPPPGPAGSTARPGLPRGRKAAAGMQRGRGEEEEEEAEEEEDGGPERALEKSPFQLTVGDVYDISSVVGQDLLQLSSGTTVPAALSRLQFRIVRVLEMLEALVSESSLAEEQLRLERDSLRRELEMLRGEGPRASAHQLSLGPDKMIIDLTDPNRPRFTLQELRDVLQERNQLKAQLLVVQEELQCYKSGIISQRKDQTEELEKEGSGPGTSKNNEEKTIIKRLFSFKHGK; translated from the exons ATGTGGGGACGAGGAGCGGTCGATGCGTTTACCTCAGCGCGGCCCAGTGCCGGGCCCAGCCCCGGGCAGGTTCCCCGCCTCTCCCCGCGGTTCCGTTACCGggggcgggacggggcggggGTGTCTCCTGAGGGGAAGGGACGGGGCGGGCAGCGGCCTCAGCCATGGAAACcgctgggggagggagggctcACTCCGCCCCCGGGCCCCGCCGGCAGCACCGCCCGGCCCGGACTCCCCCGGGGAAGGAAGGCAGCGGCGGGCATGCAGCGGGGccggggggaggaggaggaggaggaagcggaggaggaggaggatggcgGTCCGGAGAgggctctggagaagagccccTTCCAGCTGACGGTCGGGGATGTCTATGACATCTCCTCCGTGGTGGGCCAGgacctgctgcagctcagctccgGTACAACGGTGCCCGCCGCCCTGTCCCGGCTGCAGTTCAGGATCGTGAGGGTGTTGGAGATGCTGGAAGCGCTGGTGAGCGAGAGCAGCCTGGCCGAGGAGCAGCTGCGGCTGGAGCGGGACAGCCTGCGGCgggagctggagatgctgcGGGGAGAGGGGCCCCGGGCCAGCGCCCATCAG CTCAGCCTTGGACCTGACAAAATGATAATAGACCTGACTGACCCAAATCGCCCCCGGTTCACCTTGCAGGAGCTGCGAGATGTGTTGCAAGAACGTAACCAGCTGAAAGCTCAGCTTCTGGTAGTGCAAGAGGAGTTACAGTGCTACAAGAG TGGCATTATCTCCCAGAGAAAGGACCAAACTGAGGAACTGGAAAAAGAAGGCAGTGGCCCTGGAACCAGCAAGAACAATGAAGAAAAGACAATCATCAAAAGGCT gttctCTTTTAAGCATGGAAAATGA
- the KMT5A gene encoding N-lysine methyltransferase KMT5A isoform X2: MGLRRGARHLPAERLLLAGELLGDRGDSPGAGASWPRGRATATMARGKNMPKTRAGGAEKASPENAERKGPGRPRAGGENVFIGQSKIYSYLNPNKTPGARPPLQEENSVMYHEVKCQGKTLNKTFRKGNEKKNSGNIIEGAMKPEDQKDKEDGCNTAVPDSDQNQETTEGQKTPLPSDCADEANAKPAQTKVVKAKRGPRRKTQGRTPNRKVTDYYPVRRSSRKSKSELETEERRKIDELITSGKEEGMKIDYIDGKGRGVIATKQFNRGEFVVEYHGDLIEITDAKKREAVYAQDPSTGCYMYYFQYLSKTYCVDATKETNRLGRLINHSKCGNCQTKLHDIDGVPHLILIASRDIKAACQVTLLSRPHLS, from the exons ATGGGGTTGCGGAGGGGAGCGCGGCATCTCCCCGCGGAGCGGTTGTTGTTGGCGGGGGAGCTCCTCGGGGACCGCGGGGACAGCCCTGGCGCGGGGGCCTCCTGGCCGCGGGGCCGCGCCACCGCCACCATGGCGAGAG GGAAGAACATGCCCAAGACCAGGGCGGGCGGTGCGGAGAAGGCCAGTCCCGAGAACGCTGAGAGGAAGGGCCCCGGCCGTCCCCGGGCCGGTGGG GAGAATGTGTTTATTGGTCAATCCAAAATCTACAGCTACCTGAATCCTAACAAAACTCCTGGTGCTCGCCCCCCACTTCAAGAAGAAAACTCTGTCATGTATCACGAGGTGAAATGTCAGGGCAAAACACTAAACAAAACCTTCAGGAAAGGAAACG aaaaaaagaacagtggCAATATAATTGAAGGTGCTATGAAACCAGAAGACCAGAAAGATAAAGAAGATGGGTGCAATACTGCAGTGCCTGACTCTGATCAAAACCAAGAAACTACAGAAGGTCAAAAGACACCCCTGCCTTCTGACTGTGCTGATGAGGCCAATGCAAAGCCAGCTCAGACAAAGGTGGTTAAAGCAAAACGTGGACCAAGGAGAAA AACACAAGGAAGAACACCAAATCGAAAAGTGACAGATTATTACCCAGTTAGAAGAAGTTCCAGGAAGAGCAAATCAGAATTGGAG actgaggagaggaggaaaatagATGAGCTAATTACAAgtgggaaagaagaaggaatgAAG ATTGATTACATCGATGGCAAAGGGAGAGGAGTGATTGCTACAAAGCAGTTTAATCGAGGAGAGTTTGTAGTTGAATATCATGGGGATCTCATAGAGATCACTGATGCTAAAAAGAGAGAAGCTGTGTATGCTCAAGATCCATCCACAGGCTGCTATATGTACTATTTCCAGTACCTCAGCAAAACATACTG TGTTGATGCTACGAAAGAGACGAATCGTCTGGGGAGGCTGATTAATCACAGCAAATGTGGCAACTGTCAGACAAAGCTCCATGACATTGATGGGGTGCCTCATCTCATACTGATAGCTTCCAGAGACATTAAAGCAG CATGCCAAGTTACTCTCCTGAGCAGACCTCATTTATCCTGA
- the KMT5A gene encoding N-lysine methyltransferase KMT5A isoform X3 has protein sequence MGLRRGARHLPAERLLLAGELLGDRGDSPGAGASWPRGRATATMARGKNMPKTRAGGAEKASPENAERKGPGRPRAGGENVFIGQSKIYSYLNPNKTPGARPPLQEENSVMYHEVKCQGKTLNKTFRKGNEKKNSGNIIEGAMKPEDQKDKEDGCNTAVPDSDQNQETTEGQKTPLPSDCADEANAKPAQTKVVKAKRGPRRKTQGRTPNRKVTDYYPVRRSSRKSKSELETEERRKIDELITSGKEEGMKIDYIDGKGRGVIATKQFNRGEFVVEYHGDLIEITDAKKREAVYAQDPSTGCYMYYFQYLSKTYCVDATKETNRLGRLINHSKCGNCQTKLHDIDGVPHLILIASRDIKAERGKQVPAN, from the exons ATGGGGTTGCGGAGGGGAGCGCGGCATCTCCCCGCGGAGCGGTTGTTGTTGGCGGGGGAGCTCCTCGGGGACCGCGGGGACAGCCCTGGCGCGGGGGCCTCCTGGCCGCGGGGCCGCGCCACCGCCACCATGGCGAGAG GGAAGAACATGCCCAAGACCAGGGCGGGCGGTGCGGAGAAGGCCAGTCCCGAGAACGCTGAGAGGAAGGGCCCCGGCCGTCCCCGGGCCGGTGGG GAGAATGTGTTTATTGGTCAATCCAAAATCTACAGCTACCTGAATCCTAACAAAACTCCTGGTGCTCGCCCCCCACTTCAAGAAGAAAACTCTGTCATGTATCACGAGGTGAAATGTCAGGGCAAAACACTAAACAAAACCTTCAGGAAAGGAAACG aaaaaaagaacagtggCAATATAATTGAAGGTGCTATGAAACCAGAAGACCAGAAAGATAAAGAAGATGGGTGCAATACTGCAGTGCCTGACTCTGATCAAAACCAAGAAACTACAGAAGGTCAAAAGACACCCCTGCCTTCTGACTGTGCTGATGAGGCCAATGCAAAGCCAGCTCAGACAAAGGTGGTTAAAGCAAAACGTGGACCAAGGAGAAA AACACAAGGAAGAACACCAAATCGAAAAGTGACAGATTATTACCCAGTTAGAAGAAGTTCCAGGAAGAGCAAATCAGAATTGGAG actgaggagaggaggaaaatagATGAGCTAATTACAAgtgggaaagaagaaggaatgAAG ATTGATTACATCGATGGCAAAGGGAGAGGAGTGATTGCTACAAAGCAGTTTAATCGAGGAGAGTTTGTAGTTGAATATCATGGGGATCTCATAGAGATCACTGATGCTAAAAAGAGAGAAGCTGTGTATGCTCAAGATCCATCCACAGGCTGCTATATGTACTATTTCCAGTACCTCAGCAAAACATACTG TGTTGATGCTACGAAAGAGACGAATCGTCTGGGGAGGCTGATTAATCACAGCAAATGTGGCAACTGTCAGACAAAGCTCCATGACATTGATGGGGTGCCTCATCTCATACTGATAGCTTCCAGAGACATTAAAGCAG agagaggaaaacaagtTCCAGCCAACTAG
- the KMT5A gene encoding N-lysine methyltransferase KMT5A isoform X4, with protein sequence MGLRRGARHLPAERLLLAGELLGDRGDSPGAGASWPRGRATATMARGKNMPKTRAGGAEKASPENAERKGPGRPRAGGENVFIGQSKIYSYLNPNKTPGARPPLQEENSVMYHEVKCQGKTLNKTFRKGNEKKNSGNIIEGAMKPEDQKDKEDGCNTAVPDSDQNQETTEGQKTPLPSDCADEANAKPAQTKVVKAKRGPRRKTQGRTPNRKVTDYYPVRRSSRKSKSELETEERRKIDELITSGKEEGMKIDYIDGKGRGVIATKQFNRGEFVVEYHGDLIEITDAKKREAVYAQDPSTGCYMYYFQYLSKTYCVDATKETNRLGRLINHSKCGNCQTKLHDIDGVPHLILIASRDIKAEHLKQ encoded by the exons ATGGGGTTGCGGAGGGGAGCGCGGCATCTCCCCGCGGAGCGGTTGTTGTTGGCGGGGGAGCTCCTCGGGGACCGCGGGGACAGCCCTGGCGCGGGGGCCTCCTGGCCGCGGGGCCGCGCCACCGCCACCATGGCGAGAG GGAAGAACATGCCCAAGACCAGGGCGGGCGGTGCGGAGAAGGCCAGTCCCGAGAACGCTGAGAGGAAGGGCCCCGGCCGTCCCCGGGCCGGTGGG GAGAATGTGTTTATTGGTCAATCCAAAATCTACAGCTACCTGAATCCTAACAAAACTCCTGGTGCTCGCCCCCCACTTCAAGAAGAAAACTCTGTCATGTATCACGAGGTGAAATGTCAGGGCAAAACACTAAACAAAACCTTCAGGAAAGGAAACG aaaaaaagaacagtggCAATATAATTGAAGGTGCTATGAAACCAGAAGACCAGAAAGATAAAGAAGATGGGTGCAATACTGCAGTGCCTGACTCTGATCAAAACCAAGAAACTACAGAAGGTCAAAAGACACCCCTGCCTTCTGACTGTGCTGATGAGGCCAATGCAAAGCCAGCTCAGACAAAGGTGGTTAAAGCAAAACGTGGACCAAGGAGAAA AACACAAGGAAGAACACCAAATCGAAAAGTGACAGATTATTACCCAGTTAGAAGAAGTTCCAGGAAGAGCAAATCAGAATTGGAG actgaggagaggaggaaaatagATGAGCTAATTACAAgtgggaaagaagaaggaatgAAG ATTGATTACATCGATGGCAAAGGGAGAGGAGTGATTGCTACAAAGCAGTTTAATCGAGGAGAGTTTGTAGTTGAATATCATGGGGATCTCATAGAGATCACTGATGCTAAAAAGAGAGAAGCTGTGTATGCTCAAGATCCATCCACAGGCTGCTATATGTACTATTTCCAGTACCTCAGCAAAACATACTG TGTTGATGCTACGAAAGAGACGAATCGTCTGGGGAGGCTGATTAATCACAGCAAATGTGGCAACTGTCAGACAAAGCTCCATGACATTGATGGGGTGCCTCATCTCATACTGATAGCTTCCAGAGACATTAAAGCAG agcatcTTAAACAGtaa
- the KMT5A gene encoding N-lysine methyltransferase KMT5A isoform X1, translating to MGLRRGARHLPAERLLLAGELLGDRGDSPGAGASWPRGRATATMARGKNMPKTRAGGAEKASPENAERKGPGRPRAGGENVFIGQSKIYSYLNPNKTPGARPPLQEENSVMYHEVKCQGKTLNKTFRKGNEKKNSGNIIEGAMKPEDQKDKEDGCNTAVPDSDQNQETTEGQKTPLPSDCADEANAKPAQTKVVKAKRGPRRKTQGRTPNRKVTDYYPVRRSSRKSKSELETEERRKIDELITSGKEEGMKIDYIDGKGRGVIATKQFNRGEFVVEYHGDLIEITDAKKREAVYAQDPSTGCYMYYFQYLSKTYCVDATKETNRLGRLINHSKCGNCQTKLHDIDGVPHLILIASRDIKAGEELLYDYGDRSKASIEAHPWLKH from the exons ATGGGGTTGCGGAGGGGAGCGCGGCATCTCCCCGCGGAGCGGTTGTTGTTGGCGGGGGAGCTCCTCGGGGACCGCGGGGACAGCCCTGGCGCGGGGGCCTCCTGGCCGCGGGGCCGCGCCACCGCCACCATGGCGAGAG GGAAGAACATGCCCAAGACCAGGGCGGGCGGTGCGGAGAAGGCCAGTCCCGAGAACGCTGAGAGGAAGGGCCCCGGCCGTCCCCGGGCCGGTGGG GAGAATGTGTTTATTGGTCAATCCAAAATCTACAGCTACCTGAATCCTAACAAAACTCCTGGTGCTCGCCCCCCACTTCAAGAAGAAAACTCTGTCATGTATCACGAGGTGAAATGTCAGGGCAAAACACTAAACAAAACCTTCAGGAAAGGAAACG aaaaaaagaacagtggCAATATAATTGAAGGTGCTATGAAACCAGAAGACCAGAAAGATAAAGAAGATGGGTGCAATACTGCAGTGCCTGACTCTGATCAAAACCAAGAAACTACAGAAGGTCAAAAGACACCCCTGCCTTCTGACTGTGCTGATGAGGCCAATGCAAAGCCAGCTCAGACAAAGGTGGTTAAAGCAAAACGTGGACCAAGGAGAAA AACACAAGGAAGAACACCAAATCGAAAAGTGACAGATTATTACCCAGTTAGAAGAAGTTCCAGGAAGAGCAAATCAGAATTGGAG actgaggagaggaggaaaatagATGAGCTAATTACAAgtgggaaagaagaaggaatgAAG ATTGATTACATCGATGGCAAAGGGAGAGGAGTGATTGCTACAAAGCAGTTTAATCGAGGAGAGTTTGTAGTTGAATATCATGGGGATCTCATAGAGATCACTGATGCTAAAAAGAGAGAAGCTGTGTATGCTCAAGATCCATCCACAGGCTGCTATATGTACTATTTCCAGTACCTCAGCAAAACATACTG TGTTGATGCTACGAAAGAGACGAATCGTCTGGGGAGGCTGATTAATCACAGCAAATGTGGCAACTGTCAGACAAAGCTCCATGACATTGATGGGGTGCCTCATCTCATACTGATAGCTTCCAGAGACATTAAAGCAGGTGAAGAACTGTTGTATGACTATGGAGACAGAAGCAAAGCTTCCATTGAAGCTCATCCGTGGCTGAAACACTAA